In one window of Branchiostoma lanceolatum isolate klBraLanc5 chromosome 15, klBraLanc5.hap2, whole genome shotgun sequence DNA:
- the LOC136420924 gene encoding retinoic acid receptor alpha-like isoform X3, with protein sequence MAQASMPGVSPQSSVSSVGSAHHSSSGDSWDDQRSSNHQSDRCITDQSSSEEMEASPPSPPPPPRVYKPCFVCSDKSSGYHYGVASCEGCKGFFRRSIQKNMQYVCHRDKNCVINKVTRNRCQFCRLKKCFDVGMSKECKYDKSVRNDRNKKRKDKTQSLEKHTQSYAWTPEIQNIITTIREAHMATLPDMGKLPKYKVKNAAEQRGPTDIELWQHFSDLCTETIIKIVQFAKKVPGFTTFGTADQITLLKAACLDILILRLATRLDKESDTVTFINGMMLSRTQMHNAGFGPLTDGVFTFAEGMQKLLFDETEIGLMCSICLVCGDRQGLEDIQRAENLQEPLLEALKAYSRRRIPDDPQRFPKMIMKITDLRSISSKGAERVITLKMELSSPMPPLIAEIWEKQNEALS encoded by the exons GGGACAGTTGGGACGACCAGCGCTCCTCCAATCACCAGAGTGACCGGTGTATCACAG accAGTCCAGTTCTGAGGAGATGGAGGCCAGCCCTccgtccccccctcccccacccagAGTCTACAAACCTTGTTTTGTCTGCAGCGACAAGTCGTCTGGCTACCACTACGGGGTCGCGTCGTGCGAGGGCTGTAAG GGTTTCTTTAGGCGGAGTATTCAGAAAAACATGCAGTACGTCTGCCACCGGGATAAGAACTGTGTTATAAACAAAGTCACACGCAACAGATGCCAGTTCTGCAGGTTGAAAAAATGCTTCGACGTCGGCATGTCCAAAGAATGTAAGTATGACAAAT CTGTAAGAAACGACAGAAATAAGAAGCGGAAAGACAAGACACAGTCGCTGGAGAAGCACACGCAATCGTACGCCTGGACACCGGAGATCCAGAACATTATAACCACAATCAGAGAGGCACACATGGCCACCCTGCCAGACATGGGCAAACTCCCAAAATATAAAGTT AAAAATGCAGCGGAACAGAGAGGCCCTACAGATATCGAGCTATGGCAGCACTTCAGTGATTTGTGCACAGAAACCATCATCAAAATAGTCCAGTTCGCCAAAAAGGTTCCCGGCTTCACGACGTTTGGAACAGCCGACCAAATCACGCTCCTCAAAGCTGCATGCCTGGACATACTG ATCTTGAGGTTAGCCACGAGACTGGACAAGGAGTCGGACACTGTGACCTTCATCAATGGCATGATGTTGTCAAGGACACAGATGCACAATGCCGGCTTCGGGCCGCTCACAGATGGTGTCTTTACTTTTGCCGAGGGAATGCAGAAACTACTTTTCGACGAGACAGAAATCGGCTTAATGTGTTCAATATGCTTGGTGTGTGGAG ACCGGCAAGGGTTGGAAGACATCCAGAGGGCGGAGAACCTCCAGGAGCCGCTGTTGGAGGCGCTGAAGGCGTACTCCAGGAGGAGGATACCTGACGACCCGCAACGCTTCCCCAAGATGATCATGAAGATCACAGACCTCAGGAGTATCAGTTCAAAAG GTGCGGAGAGAGTTATAACACTGAAGATGGAGCTGTCCAGCCCGATGCCACCACTCATAGCAGAGATCTGGGAGAAGCAAAACGAAGCCCTCAGCTAG
- the LOC136420924 gene encoding retinoic acid receptor alpha-like isoform X4, translated as MVRLVCFGSKGPDIKVGDPTVKGDSWDDQRSSNHQSDRCITDQSSSEEMEASPPSPPPPPRVYKPCFVCSDKSSGYHYGVASCEGCKGFFRRSIQKNMQYVCHRDKNCVINKVTRNRCQFCRLKKCFDVGMSKECKYDKSVRNDRNKKRKDKTQSLEKHTQSYAWTPEIQNIITTIREAHMATLPDMGKLPKYKVKNAAEQRGPTDIELWQHFSDLCTETIIKIVQFAKKVPGFTTFGTADQITLLKAACLDILILRLATRLDKESDTVTFINGMMLSRTQMHNAGFGPLTDGVFTFAEGMQKLLFDETEIGLMCSICLVCGDRQGLEDIQRAENLQEPLLEALKAYSRRRIPDDPQRFPKMIMKITDLRSISSKGAERVITLKMELSSPMPPLIAEIWEKQNEALS; from the exons GGGACAGTTGGGACGACCAGCGCTCCTCCAATCACCAGAGTGACCGGTGTATCACAG accAGTCCAGTTCTGAGGAGATGGAGGCCAGCCCTccgtccccccctcccccacccagAGTCTACAAACCTTGTTTTGTCTGCAGCGACAAGTCGTCTGGCTACCACTACGGGGTCGCGTCGTGCGAGGGCTGTAAG GGTTTCTTTAGGCGGAGTATTCAGAAAAACATGCAGTACGTCTGCCACCGGGATAAGAACTGTGTTATAAACAAAGTCACACGCAACAGATGCCAGTTCTGCAGGTTGAAAAAATGCTTCGACGTCGGCATGTCCAAAGAATGTAAGTATGACAAAT CTGTAAGAAACGACAGAAATAAGAAGCGGAAAGACAAGACACAGTCGCTGGAGAAGCACACGCAATCGTACGCCTGGACACCGGAGATCCAGAACATTATAACCACAATCAGAGAGGCACACATGGCCACCCTGCCAGACATGGGCAAACTCCCAAAATATAAAGTT AAAAATGCAGCGGAACAGAGAGGCCCTACAGATATCGAGCTATGGCAGCACTTCAGTGATTTGTGCACAGAAACCATCATCAAAATAGTCCAGTTCGCCAAAAAGGTTCCCGGCTTCACGACGTTTGGAACAGCCGACCAAATCACGCTCCTCAAAGCTGCATGCCTGGACATACTG ATCTTGAGGTTAGCCACGAGACTGGACAAGGAGTCGGACACTGTGACCTTCATCAATGGCATGATGTTGTCAAGGACACAGATGCACAATGCCGGCTTCGGGCCGCTCACAGATGGTGTCTTTACTTTTGCCGAGGGAATGCAGAAACTACTTTTCGACGAGACAGAAATCGGCTTAATGTGTTCAATATGCTTGGTGTGTGGAG ACCGGCAAGGGTTGGAAGACATCCAGAGGGCGGAGAACCTCCAGGAGCCGCTGTTGGAGGCGCTGAAGGCGTACTCCAGGAGGAGGATACCTGACGACCCGCAACGCTTCCCCAAGATGATCATGAAGATCACAGACCTCAGGAGTATCAGTTCAAAAG GTGCGGAGAGAGTTATAACACTGAAGATGGAGCTGTCCAGCCCGATGCCACCACTCATAGCAGAGATCTGGGAGAAGCAAAACGAAGCCCTCAGCTAG
- the LOC136420924 gene encoding retinoic acid receptor alpha-like isoform X5 — protein sequence MAQASMPGVSPQSSVSSVGSAHHSSSGDSWDDQRSSNHQSDRCITDQSSSEEMEASPPSPPPPPRVYKPCFVCSDKSSGYHYGVASCEGCKGFFRRSIQKNMQYVCHRDKNCVINKVTRNRCQFCRLKKCFDVGMSKESVRNDRNKKRKDKTQSLEKHTQSYAWTPEIQNIITTIREAHMATLPDMGKLPKYKVKNAAEQRGPTDIELWQHFSDLCTETIIKIVQFAKKVPGFTTFGTADQITLLKAACLDILILRLATRLDKESDTVTFINGMMLSRTQMHNAGFGPLTDGVFTFAEGMQKLLFDETEIGLMCSICLVCGDRQGLEDIQRAENLQEPLLEALKAYSRRRIPDDPQRFPKMIMKITDLRSISSKGAERVITLKMELSSPMPPLIAEIWEKQNEALS from the exons GGGACAGTTGGGACGACCAGCGCTCCTCCAATCACCAGAGTGACCGGTGTATCACAG accAGTCCAGTTCTGAGGAGATGGAGGCCAGCCCTccgtccccccctcccccacccagAGTCTACAAACCTTGTTTTGTCTGCAGCGACAAGTCGTCTGGCTACCACTACGGGGTCGCGTCGTGCGAGGGCTGTAAG GGTTTCTTTAGGCGGAGTATTCAGAAAAACATGCAGTACGTCTGCCACCGGGATAAGAACTGTGTTATAAACAAAGTCACACGCAACAGATGCCAGTTCTGCAGGTTGAAAAAATGCTTCGACGTCGGCATGTCCAAAGAAT CTGTAAGAAACGACAGAAATAAGAAGCGGAAAGACAAGACACAGTCGCTGGAGAAGCACACGCAATCGTACGCCTGGACACCGGAGATCCAGAACATTATAACCACAATCAGAGAGGCACACATGGCCACCCTGCCAGACATGGGCAAACTCCCAAAATATAAAGTT AAAAATGCAGCGGAACAGAGAGGCCCTACAGATATCGAGCTATGGCAGCACTTCAGTGATTTGTGCACAGAAACCATCATCAAAATAGTCCAGTTCGCCAAAAAGGTTCCCGGCTTCACGACGTTTGGAACAGCCGACCAAATCACGCTCCTCAAAGCTGCATGCCTGGACATACTG ATCTTGAGGTTAGCCACGAGACTGGACAAGGAGTCGGACACTGTGACCTTCATCAATGGCATGATGTTGTCAAGGACACAGATGCACAATGCCGGCTTCGGGCCGCTCACAGATGGTGTCTTTACTTTTGCCGAGGGAATGCAGAAACTACTTTTCGACGAGACAGAAATCGGCTTAATGTGTTCAATATGCTTGGTGTGTGGAG ACCGGCAAGGGTTGGAAGACATCCAGAGGGCGGAGAACCTCCAGGAGCCGCTGTTGGAGGCGCTGAAGGCGTACTCCAGGAGGAGGATACCTGACGACCCGCAACGCTTCCCCAAGATGATCATGAAGATCACAGACCTCAGGAGTATCAGTTCAAAAG GTGCGGAGAGAGTTATAACACTGAAGATGGAGCTGTCCAGCCCGATGCCACCACTCATAGCAGAGATCTGGGAGAAGCAAAACGAAGCCCTCAGCTAG
- the LOC136420924 gene encoding retinoic acid receptor alpha-like isoform X2 has product MWEDGSMASMSHGEKLLPRLARAWEANIAEVFWQTHHAGDSWDDQRSSNHQSDRCITDQSSSEEMEASPPSPPPPPRVYKPCFVCSDKSSGYHYGVASCEGCKGFFRRSIQKNMQYVCHRDKNCVINKVTRNRCQFCRLKKCFDVGMSKESVRNDRNKKRKDKTQSLEKHTQSYAWTPEIQNIITTIREAHMATLPDMGKLPKYKVKNAAEQRGPTDIELWQHFSDLCTETIIKIVQFAKKVPGFTTFGTADQITLLKAACLDILILRLATRLDKESDTVTFINGMMLSRTQMHNAGFGPLTDGVFTFAEGMQKLLFDETEIGLMCSICLVCGDRQGLEDIQRAENLQEPLLEALKAYSRRRIPDDPQRFPKMIMKITDLRSISSKGAERVITLKMELSSPMPPLIAEIWEKQNEALS; this is encoded by the exons GGGACAGTTGGGACGACCAGCGCTCCTCCAATCACCAGAGTGACCGGTGTATCACAG accAGTCCAGTTCTGAGGAGATGGAGGCCAGCCCTccgtccccccctcccccacccagAGTCTACAAACCTTGTTTTGTCTGCAGCGACAAGTCGTCTGGCTACCACTACGGGGTCGCGTCGTGCGAGGGCTGTAAG GGTTTCTTTAGGCGGAGTATTCAGAAAAACATGCAGTACGTCTGCCACCGGGATAAGAACTGTGTTATAAACAAAGTCACACGCAACAGATGCCAGTTCTGCAGGTTGAAAAAATGCTTCGACGTCGGCATGTCCAAAGAAT CTGTAAGAAACGACAGAAATAAGAAGCGGAAAGACAAGACACAGTCGCTGGAGAAGCACACGCAATCGTACGCCTGGACACCGGAGATCCAGAACATTATAACCACAATCAGAGAGGCACACATGGCCACCCTGCCAGACATGGGCAAACTCCCAAAATATAAAGTT AAAAATGCAGCGGAACAGAGAGGCCCTACAGATATCGAGCTATGGCAGCACTTCAGTGATTTGTGCACAGAAACCATCATCAAAATAGTCCAGTTCGCCAAAAAGGTTCCCGGCTTCACGACGTTTGGAACAGCCGACCAAATCACGCTCCTCAAAGCTGCATGCCTGGACATACTG ATCTTGAGGTTAGCCACGAGACTGGACAAGGAGTCGGACACTGTGACCTTCATCAATGGCATGATGTTGTCAAGGACACAGATGCACAATGCCGGCTTCGGGCCGCTCACAGATGGTGTCTTTACTTTTGCCGAGGGAATGCAGAAACTACTTTTCGACGAGACAGAAATCGGCTTAATGTGTTCAATATGCTTGGTGTGTGGAG ACCGGCAAGGGTTGGAAGACATCCAGAGGGCGGAGAACCTCCAGGAGCCGCTGTTGGAGGCGCTGAAGGCGTACTCCAGGAGGAGGATACCTGACGACCCGCAACGCTTCCCCAAGATGATCATGAAGATCACAGACCTCAGGAGTATCAGTTCAAAAG GTGCGGAGAGAGTTATAACACTGAAGATGGAGCTGTCCAGCCCGATGCCACCACTCATAGCAGAGATCTGGGAGAAGCAAAACGAAGCCCTCAGCTAG
- the LOC136420924 gene encoding retinoic acid receptor alpha-like isoform X1 — protein MWEDGSMASMSHGEKLLPRLARAWEANIAEVFWQTHHAGDSWDDQRSSNHQSDRCITDQSSSEEMEASPPSPPPPPRVYKPCFVCSDKSSGYHYGVASCEGCKGFFRRSIQKNMQYVCHRDKNCVINKVTRNRCQFCRLKKCFDVGMSKECKYDKSVRNDRNKKRKDKTQSLEKHTQSYAWTPEIQNIITTIREAHMATLPDMGKLPKYKVKNAAEQRGPTDIELWQHFSDLCTETIIKIVQFAKKVPGFTTFGTADQITLLKAACLDILILRLATRLDKESDTVTFINGMMLSRTQMHNAGFGPLTDGVFTFAEGMQKLLFDETEIGLMCSICLVCGDRQGLEDIQRAENLQEPLLEALKAYSRRRIPDDPQRFPKMIMKITDLRSISSKGAERVITLKMELSSPMPPLIAEIWEKQNEALS, from the exons GGGACAGTTGGGACGACCAGCGCTCCTCCAATCACCAGAGTGACCGGTGTATCACAG accAGTCCAGTTCTGAGGAGATGGAGGCCAGCCCTccgtccccccctcccccacccagAGTCTACAAACCTTGTTTTGTCTGCAGCGACAAGTCGTCTGGCTACCACTACGGGGTCGCGTCGTGCGAGGGCTGTAAG GGTTTCTTTAGGCGGAGTATTCAGAAAAACATGCAGTACGTCTGCCACCGGGATAAGAACTGTGTTATAAACAAAGTCACACGCAACAGATGCCAGTTCTGCAGGTTGAAAAAATGCTTCGACGTCGGCATGTCCAAAGAATGTAAGTATGACAAAT CTGTAAGAAACGACAGAAATAAGAAGCGGAAAGACAAGACACAGTCGCTGGAGAAGCACACGCAATCGTACGCCTGGACACCGGAGATCCAGAACATTATAACCACAATCAGAGAGGCACACATGGCCACCCTGCCAGACATGGGCAAACTCCCAAAATATAAAGTT AAAAATGCAGCGGAACAGAGAGGCCCTACAGATATCGAGCTATGGCAGCACTTCAGTGATTTGTGCACAGAAACCATCATCAAAATAGTCCAGTTCGCCAAAAAGGTTCCCGGCTTCACGACGTTTGGAACAGCCGACCAAATCACGCTCCTCAAAGCTGCATGCCTGGACATACTG ATCTTGAGGTTAGCCACGAGACTGGACAAGGAGTCGGACACTGTGACCTTCATCAATGGCATGATGTTGTCAAGGACACAGATGCACAATGCCGGCTTCGGGCCGCTCACAGATGGTGTCTTTACTTTTGCCGAGGGAATGCAGAAACTACTTTTCGACGAGACAGAAATCGGCTTAATGTGTTCAATATGCTTGGTGTGTGGAG ACCGGCAAGGGTTGGAAGACATCCAGAGGGCGGAGAACCTCCAGGAGCCGCTGTTGGAGGCGCTGAAGGCGTACTCCAGGAGGAGGATACCTGACGACCCGCAACGCTTCCCCAAGATGATCATGAAGATCACAGACCTCAGGAGTATCAGTTCAAAAG GTGCGGAGAGAGTTATAACACTGAAGATGGAGCTGTCCAGCCCGATGCCACCACTCATAGCAGAGATCTGGGAGAAGCAAAACGAAGCCCTCAGCTAG
- the LOC136420923 gene encoding Golgi reassembly-stacking protein 2-like, translated as MGGTQSAEIPGGGTEGYHVLRVQENSPGAKAGLEAFFDFIVAIGNTRLDKDNDTLKDLLKANVEKPVKMMVYSSKSLKVREVTITPSNMWGGQGLLGVSIRFCSFEGANENVWHVLDVQPSSPATLAGLKTNTDYIIGADTVLHESEDLFSLIESHEGKPLKLYVYNVETDRCREVTITPNGAWGGEGSLGCGIGYGYLHRIPTKSPQEVNMSVPASAPPSYNSVVPPANVAPTPDGFSEVPLSGSSPQKAPGLDQGMASLSVGTVPTPSVPGALTTPTVGPNPLTAGTPTVPVMPAGSPAPAVGLPSLPNMGAQPGMSPATGALPTLPGMTPLPNLPPLTTPISLPGIPPLNLPPGLATTMPGGLPMPSTLQFTAAGSVPPISLPANMTFPPVSLPTTFSIPPASFSPASSSTSLPSVAPLPTLPPGITIPPLTPPTLPSAPVTDLTEKAQEATSQEQVENTTTEAVTAAS; from the exons ATGGGAGGCACGCAAAGCGCAGAGATACCAGGGGGAGGCACAGAAGGCTACCACGTCCTTAGG GTTCAAGAGAACTCCCCTGGTGCTAAGGCGGGGCTAGAAGCATTCTTTGATTTCATCGTGGCCATAGGAAATACAAGATTG GATAAGGACAATGACACCCTTAAGGATCTTCTTAAGGCGAACGTCGAGAAGCCTGTGAAGATGATGGTGTACAGCAGCAAGTCTCTTAAGGTCCGAGAGGTCACCATCACCCCTAGCAACATGTGGGGAGGTCAAGGGTTACTGGGGGTCAGCATTAGGTTCTGTTCATTCGAAGGAGCCAATGAGAACGTGTGGCATGTACTG GATGTCCAGCCCAGTTCTCCTGCAACCCTCGCTGGTCTGAAGACCAACACTGATTACATCATAGGGGCAGACACAGTACTACATGAG TCTGAGGACCTGTTCTCCCTGATAGAGTCCCATGAAGGGAAGCCCCTGAAGCTGTATGTTTATAATGTGGAGACGGACAGATGTCGAGAGGTCACCATCACTCCTAACGGTGCATGGGGAGGAGAGGGAAG CTTAGGCTGTGGAATAGGTTATGGTTATTTACACAGGATACCCACAAAGTCCCCCCAGGAGGTGAACATGTCCGTACCTGCCTCCGCTCCCCCCTCCTACAACAGTGTGGTACCTCCCGCCAACGTGGCGCCCACTCCTGACGGCTTCTCAGAG GTCCCTCTAAGTGGTTCTTCTCCGCAGAAAGCACCAGGGTTGGACCAGGGCATGGCGTCCCTGTCTGTAGGCACCGTCCCCACACCCTCTGTGCCTGGTGCCCTCACCACACCGACTGTCGGACCCAACCCTCTCACAGCAG GTACTCCCACAGTTCCAGTGATGCCTGCAGGATCACCTGCCCCAGCTGTAGGACTGCCCTCCCTGCCAAATATGGGCGCACAACCGGGCATGTCCCCAGCAACCGGAGCCTTACCAACGCTACCAG GTATGACGCCGCTCCCTAACCTGCCCCCTCTAACAACCCCCATCTCCCTTCCCGGCATCCCCCCGCTCAACTTACCGCCTGGCCTGGCCACCACAATGCCCGGCGGGCTCCCGATGCCGTCAACGCTGCAGTTCACCGCCGCGGGATCCG TACCCCCTATCTCCTTGCCTGCCAACATGACCTTCCCACCTGTTTCCCTCCCTACCACATTCTCCATCCCCCCAGCTTCCTTCTCCCCAGCATCCTCTTCTACCTCGCTCCCTAGTGTTGCCCCTTTACCCACCCTGCCCCCGGGTATCACCATCCCTCCCCTGACCCCACCAACCCTTCCTAGCGCCCCTGTAACGGATTTGACGGAAAAAGCGCAAGAAGCGACGTCACAAGAGCAAGTGGAGAACACGACGACAGAAGCAGTAACTGCAGCGTCATGA